TTCCAAATTGCAGTGTTGCCATCATATTGGACACAGTTATTGCTTAGGTGCCAAACTTGCTTCAGCCTCATTGCTGCGTTTCGCATCTTCAAACTTATCAATGGCTACTTGAAGTTCATCTGAGCTTCCAACAGCTCTCATAGTATAGTAGTACACACCAAAAACAAATCCTGTTAAACCTCCCGCCATAACCAGATTCTTAGTCTTGGGAGCAAGAGCACTGTATCCTGGAACTCCAGCCATCTTCTCAGAAGATAACCTAGACTTAGTATTCTGTTTTCCCCCCCTGCAATTAGATGCAGAATGCAGCTGAGTTGGGAATGTTTGTAACTTTAAGACAATCCGGTGAAATAACGATAGATGTACATGTCTGTGACAAATGTGAGTATGTGATTAAGGTTTCTTCATTCTCCTTTTTGATGCAAGTT
This Solanum dulcamara chromosome 8, daSolDulc1.2, whole genome shotgun sequence DNA region includes the following protein-coding sequences:
- the LOC129900245 gene encoding uncharacterized protein LOC129900245, whose amino-acid sequence is MAGVPGYSALAPKTKNLVMAGGLTGFVFGVYYYTMRAVGSSDELQVAIDKFEDAKRSNEAEASLAPKQ